The following are from one region of the Etheostoma spectabile isolate EspeVRDwgs_2016 chromosome 15, UIUC_Espe_1.0, whole genome shotgun sequence genome:
- the LOC116703614 gene encoding uncharacterized protein LOC116703614, producing the protein MRKISARVTSCSVALLCALTSVSAVKKNLNSINDLKKINYGQSVPKHSLVLLYWFANIVDIDENNVIRLTFDPNSGDYGSHHYGNYEGLLDPLPRGNRYKYYTIGNLNQETSMPLPPFVVRSPTGFVGRNRDRVIILVREQNIIGQALQIDQVYITQHIQLQGTYDPDHTYRITTTLLRQIREFSVGDDQQQMQYLRSLYGSNADDIHIRNTWGDLACLGLLLFIVIQERYSFNQHNNRIENNHTHQNNNNNNRPDNCRPENSGLENGRPENCGLENGRLENCGPENCRPENRQNDWKDDALVIGIISCIWFILFTYSWIF; encoded by the coding sequence ATGAGGAAGATTTCAGCAAGAGTCACGAGCTGCAGTGTAGCTCTGCTCTGTGCCCTGACTTCTGTCTCGGCTGTAAAGAAAAATCTCAATTCAATAAATGATTTGAAGAAAATCAACTATGGCCAATCTGTGCCCAAACACAGCCTTGTCCTGCTCTACTGGTTTGCCAACATAGTTGACATTGACGAGAACAATGTCATAAGGCTGACATTTGACCCTAATAGTGGAGATTATGGCTCACATCATTATGGCAACTATGAGGGGCTACTGGACCCACTGCCTCGGGGAAATAGATACAAGTACTACACTATTGGCAATCTCAATCAGGAAACCTCCATGCCACTTCCACCTTTTGTTGTCCGTTCCCCAACTGGGTTTGTGGGAAGAAACAGGGACAGGGTCATAATTCTTGTCAGGGAGCAGAACATAATAGGGCAAGCTTTGCAGATAGATCAAGTGTATATCACACAGCACATTCAACTTCAGGGGACGTATGATCCAGATCATACCTACAGGATCACTACTACCCTCTTGAGACAGATCAGAGAGTTTTCTGTAGGAGACGACCAACAGCAAATGCAGTATCTCAGAAGCCTCTATGGAAGTAACGCTGATGATATCCATATCAGAAACACATGGGGTGACCTTGCTTGCCTTGGACTGCTGTTGTTTATTGTGATCCAGGAAAGGTACTCCTTtaaccaacacaacaacagaatagaaaacaaccacacacatcaaaacaacaacaacaacaacagaccgGACAACTGCAGACCAGAAAACAGCGGACTGGAAAACGGCAGACCGGAAAACTGTGGACTGGAAAACGGCAGACTGGAAAACTGTGGACCAGAAAACTGCAGaccagaaaacagacaaaatgacTGGAAAGATGATGCTTTGGTGATCGgcattatttcttgtatttggtttattttatttacttattctTGGATTTTTTAA
- the LOC116703611 gene encoding uncharacterized protein LOC116703611 gives MKMSGRVTSCCVALFFALTSVSAVQTLRSINALKKINYGQSVPKHSLVLLYWFANTVEIDNNNVIWLTFDPNRGDYGSHHYGNYEGMLDPLPRGNRYRYYTIGNLNQETSMPLPTYVVRPLTEDVGGNRDRIIIRVREQNMVGQALQIDQVFITQHYDTSEGQGTPYDPTHTYRITTTLLRQIREFSVGDNQQQLLHLRNCYGSNADVLQIRNTWGDLASLGLLLFIVIQEKDSNQHNRHKNKRNNQASKSRDLRNFQNQDYVAVNINDDEDYKTSRRTRNRESGSYNTSVPCNAQRNCCKFCKCCICCICCICCIIATIFLILYFKKI, from the coding sequence ATGAAGATGTCAGGAAGAGTCACAAGTTGCTGTGTAGCGCTGTTCTTCGCCCTGACTTCTGTGTCAGCTGTTCAAACGCTCCGTTCAATCAATGCTTTGAAGAAAATCAACTATGGCCAATCTGTGCCCAAACACAGCCTTGTGCTGCTCTACTGGTTTGCCAACACAGTTGAAATCgacaacaacaatgtcatctggttgacctttgaccctaaCAGGGGAGATTATGGCTCACATCATTATGGCAACTATGAGGGAATGCTGGACCCACTGCCTCGGGGAAATAGATACCGGTACTACACTATTGGCAATCTCAATCAGGAAACCTCCATGCCACTTCCAACTTATGTTGTCCGTCCACTAACAGAGGATGTGGGAGGAAACAGGGACAGGATCATAATTCGTGTCAGGGAGCAGAACATGGTAGGGCAAGCTTTGCAGATAGATCAAGTGTTTATCACACAGCATTATGACACTTCTGAAGGTCAGGGGACACCTTATGATCCAACTCATACCTACAGGATCACTACTACCCTCTTGAGACAGATCAGAGAGTTTTCTGTGGGAGACAACCAACAGCAACTGTTGCATCTCAGAAACTGCTATGGAAGTAACGCTGATGTTTTACAAATCAGAAACACATGGGGTGACCTTGCTTCACTTGGACTGCTGTTGTTTATTGTGATCCAGGAAAAGGATTCTAACCAACAtaacagacataaaaacaaaagaaataatcaGGCTTCGAAGAGCCGTGATCTTAGAAATTTTCAAAACCAAGATTATGTTGCTGTGAATATTAACGACGATGAGGACTACAAAACCAGCAGGAGGACTAGGAACAGAGAATCAGGCAGTTACAACACCTCAGTACCCTGTAATGCCCAGAGGAATTGTTGCAAATTTTGCAAATGTTGCATATGTTgcatttgttgcatttgttgtattattgccaccatatttttaattttatattttaagaaaatataa